The sequence CGTCGGAATGATCATGCTGGCTCTGGTGACCTTCGGGGTCGGCGGCTGGGCGACAACGACCCAATTGTCGGGCGCGGTCATCACCCAAGGCGTGGTTGTTGTGGATTCGAGCGTCAAGAAGGTCCAGCACGCCACGGGCGGGATCGTGGGAGAGTTGCGGGTGCGGCAAGGCGACCGGGTCAAGGCAGGCGACATTTTGATCCGCCTCGACGAGACCCAGACGCTCGCGAACGCGACGATCGTCACCAACAGCATCGATGAGCTGTTCGCACGGCAGGCTCGTCTCGAGGCCGAGCGCGATGGCGCCGACCAGGTCGTGTTCCCCAAGGTGCTGCTCGACCGCGCCAAGGAGAGCAACTCCGAGGCGAACCGTGCAATCACCGCGGAGCGGAAGCTGTTCGACCTGCGTCGTCAGGCAAGGAGCGGCCAGAAAGCGCAGTTGCAGGAGAGAAGCGCGCAGCTGGAGAACGAGATCAAGGGCTATATGGGCCAGACCGAGGCCAAGCAGAAGGAAGTCGAATTCATCCGCCAGGAGCTGGAGGGCGTGCGCAGCCTCTGGCAAAAGAATCTGGTGCCGATCACGCGGCTCAATGCCCTCGAACGCGACTCCGCCCGTATCGAAGGCGAGCGCAGCCAGCTCGCCGGAATGATTGCTCAGTCGAAGGGCAAGATCTCGGAAATCGGACTCCAGACCATTCAGGTCGACCAGGACCTGCGGACGGAAGTCGGCAAGGACCTGATCGAAACACGTTCGAAACTCTCCGAACTGAGCGAGCGCAAGACTGCCGCGGTTGATCAGCTGAACCGGGTCGATATCCGGGCTCCACAGTCCGGCCGCGTCCACGAGCTGAACGTCCACACTGTTGGCGGCGTCATCTCGCCCGGCGAGCAGATCATGCTGATCGTACCTGATGCAGATTCGCTCGCGATCGAGGTCAAGATCGCACCGCGCGATATCGACCAAGTTTATGTGGGACAGACCGCAACGATGCGCTTCGCAGCGTTCAACCAGAAGACCACGCCCGAAATCGATGGGGAGGTCAGCATGGTCTCGGCAGATATTACGCAAGATCAGCGCGCCGGCACGAGCTACTATACGGGCCGCGTCCTGCTGAAGCCGGAGGAGTTGGCGAAGCTCGGCTCGGCCAAGCTGCTGCCCGGCATGCCGGTCGAGGTGTTCATCAAGACCGCAGGTCGGACCGCATTGTCATACCTGCTCAAGCCGCTGCAGGATCAGGCGGGGCACGCGTTCAAGGAGCGTTGAGATCTTTCGCGCGAGCATTCGCCGCCGGCGCCCCAGGGCGCCGGCGACGAAAGCGCGTCACGCCTCGTGACGGAGCCAGCGACCTGGTTTGAACGTCCGGCGCGCCGGGCAAGCGGTTCGCCGCAGGAGATTTGGCGTGGCGAATGTCGTGAGATCATCCGCCTCCGAATGAGCCGCACCAGGTCGCGCGGCTTTCGGTGGATCACCGTAACGGACGCCTGTTACCTCTGGCGCGAGGCCCGCGATCGCTCGAGCGGCCATCCGCTCGGCACGCCCTTTCGCCTGGAGCGAAGGGACATCGCGGTTACGGAAGCCAAGTATCGTAGCTTGGCCTCACGAGCAGCTCATCTCGGATATGCATCTGTCCTGTCCGGGCTACCCGTTTGAGCATTTGCCTCGAATAAGCAGATCAAGAACTAGAAGCATATGCGACGGTAAATCCTGAGACCGCTGGATGCGCGGGCAACTCCCTCGCGGCGTTCTTGATGGGGCCCCTCCGTGGGGCGGCCGACCGGGCCAAAACTTCCCGCTATTCACTCGTCCTGAGTTTGCATCTGCAGGTCGCGAACATCCCAGAGGCCGTCTGCGTGCGCATTCGCGTCGATTTAATGTACGATTATTATTGTTATTTAAATTAAATAGATTTAATATCAAATAGTGTGAGCGACCGGACGGTTTCCGGACCGGGAGGCTCGAAGCAGCGAATCCTGACCTAGTTGGCGTTCTCAGGGGGCGGCGGATGCAGCGAACCTCGGGGCCGGCCGTTGCGGCAGCCATTGCTGTCATGATCGGAGGCGTTCAGTGGGCTCGTGCGGGATTGTTGACCGTGCCAAGGGCGCCGCCGGCTCCTGCGCGTATTGAACTCGGACGCCCGACACTTCCGCCTCTCACATATACGATGTTTTGCCTGCGTTATGAGGCCGAATGTCGCCCGCGGCGCTCCTTCCGCGGCGGTCCGATCCGTTTGACCGAGACGCGATGGGCAGACCTGCAGGAGATCAATCGCACGGTCAATCAGGCAATAGAACCGGCTCGCAACGAGTTCGGTCT comes from Bradyrhizobium sp. CCGE-LA001 and encodes:
- a CDS encoding HlyD family type I secretion periplasmic adaptor subunit, with the protein product MSGQVAPALQSIQRYMVVGMIMLALVTFGVGGWATTTQLSGAVITQGVVVVDSSVKKVQHATGGIVGELRVRQGDRVKAGDILIRLDETQTLANATIVTNSIDELFARQARLEAERDGADQVVFPKVLLDRAKESNSEANRAITAERKLFDLRRQARSGQKAQLQERSAQLENEIKGYMGQTEAKQKEVEFIRQELEGVRSLWQKNLVPITRLNALERDSARIEGERSQLAGMIAQSKGKISEIGLQTIQVDQDLRTEVGKDLIETRSKLSELSERKTAAVDQLNRVDIRAPQSGRVHELNVHTVGGVISPGEQIMLIVPDADSLAIEVKIAPRDIDQVYVGQTATMRFAAFNQKTTPEIDGEVSMVSADITQDQRAGTSYYTGRVLLKPEELAKLGSAKLLPGMPVEVFIKTAGRTALSYLLKPLQDQAGHAFKER